Proteins found in one Quercus robur chromosome 2, dhQueRobu3.1, whole genome shotgun sequence genomic segment:
- the LOC126713401 gene encoding disease resistance response protein 206-like yields the protein MEARYFIVFYLLMLLALSSAFAFASKKQYKPCKHLVLYFHDIIYNGKNAGNATSAIVAAPDGANLTILAGQFHFGNIAVFDDPITLDNNLHSKPVGRAQGLYIYDTKNTFTSWLGFTFVLNSTDHQGTINFSGADPIMVKSRDISIVGGTGDFFMHRGIATIMTDAFEGEVYFRLHVDIKFYECW from the coding sequence atggaAGCAAGATActtcattgttttttatttactCATGTTACTTGCTTTATCTTCGGCCTTTGCATTCGCGAGCAAGAAACAGTATAAACCATGCAAGCATTTAGTCTTATACTTCCATGACATCATTTACAATGGCAAAAATGCTGGTAATGCAACATCTGCCATTGTAGCAGCTCCTGATGGAGCTAACTTAACCATCTTAGCAGGCCAATTCCATTTTGGGAACATAGCAGTTTTTGACGATCCCATTACCCTTGACAACAATCTCCACTCGAAACCTGTTGGCAGGGCACAAGGCCTTTACATTTACGATACAAAAAACACCTTCACTTCTTGGTTAGGCTTCACATTTGTTCTTAATAGCACAGACCACCAAGGTACTATAAATTTCTCTGGAGCTGATCCAATCATGGTGAAGTCTAGGGACATATCAATCGTGGGTGGGACTGGAGATTTTTTCATGCATCGTGGAATTGCAACTATAATGACTGATGCATTTGAAGGAGAAGTATATTTCAGGCTCCATGTCGACATCAAGTTCTATGAATGCTGGTAA